The Vicinamibacterales bacterium genome includes a region encoding these proteins:
- a CDS encoding decaprenyl-phosphate phosphoribosyltransferase, with amino-acid sequence MAHSTLPITEQAATDRSTALSLFMSLRPAQWTKNLFVFGALLFGQRGAAPAFLDATAIAHAIGAFVVFCALSGVVYLVNDIADRENDRLHPVKRFRPIASGAVAPAMAAATAVVLALGALAAAYALRPLFAGVALTYVLLQFLYTGALKHMVILDVIALATGFVLRAAGGAVAIDVPISHWLLILIMLLALFLALSKRRHELVLLADGAGGHRPILQEYSPYLLDQMIGVVTASTLVSYVVYTVSPETVQKFHTDSLGLTLVFPLYGIFRYLYLVHQKEGGGSPSDLLQNDRPLLACVALWAVSVAAIIYGTSYFNG; translated from the coding sequence ATGGCGCACAGCACTTTACCCATCACCGAACAGGCTGCGACGGATCGGTCGACGGCGCTCAGCCTTTTCATGTCGCTGCGCCCGGCGCAGTGGACGAAGAACCTCTTCGTCTTCGGCGCCCTGCTGTTCGGGCAGCGCGGGGCCGCGCCGGCCTTCCTCGACGCCACCGCGATCGCCCACGCGATCGGCGCGTTCGTCGTATTCTGCGCGTTGTCGGGGGTCGTCTATCTCGTCAACGACATCGCCGATCGCGAGAACGACCGGCTGCACCCGGTCAAGCGCTTCCGGCCGATCGCCTCGGGAGCGGTGGCGCCGGCCATGGCAGCGGCGACCGCGGTCGTCCTCGCGCTCGGAGCGCTGGCCGCCGCCTATGCGCTGCGGCCGCTGTTTGCGGGCGTCGCGCTGACCTATGTGCTGCTGCAGTTTCTCTACACCGGGGCGCTCAAGCACATGGTGATCCTGGACGTGATCGCGCTGGCGACCGGTTTCGTGCTGCGCGCGGCCGGCGGCGCCGTCGCGATCGACGTGCCGATCAGCCACTGGCTGCTCATCCTGATCATGTTGCTGGCGCTGTTCCTGGCGCTGAGCAAGCGGCGCCACGAACTGGTGCTGCTCGCCGACGGCGCCGGCGGACACCGGCCGATCCTGCAGGAATACAGTCCGTACCTGCTCGACCAGATGATCGGCGTGGTGACCGCCTCGACGCTGGTGTCCTACGTGGTCTATACGGTCAGCCCGGAAACGGTCCAGAAGTTCCACACCGACTCTCTCGGCCTGACGCTGGTATTCCCCCTCTACGGCATCTTCCGGTATCTCTACCTCGTCCACCAGAAGGAGGGGGGCGGCAGCCCGTCCGACCTGCTGCAGAACGATCGGCCGCTGCTCGCCTGCGTCGCACTCTGGGCCGTCTCGGTCGCGGCGATCATCTACGGGACGAGCTACTTCAATGGCTAA